TCTCCTCGGCCCTCAACGCTGCAACCTCACTCCTGGAGTGCGGTGAGTTGGAGAGCGCCGAGCATCTGATTCTCAAAGCTCGAACGTTGGCTGAACGCCGCCACCAGCCCGTGTACGTGGTGCGTTCCCGTATCTTGCAACGGCGCCTGGATTACCGTCGCGATCACCCCGGCGCCCCGGATGAGGCGTTCATTGCAGCGTCGCGAGAGCTGGCGTTGCCCGAACTCGATGGCCTGCTGGGCCTTGTTGAGGCGGCGATGGCCTTCCGCATGAATGAACATGAAACCGCGCGCACTATGGCGATGGCCAGCTACCAGGCCTGGAGCCGCACCGGAAATGTCTGGGGAGCGAAGCTGGCCCTGGCGCTGGCGGTTCGCTGCGGTCGCCAGGTCGACTGGATTGAACTGGCCGAATTGATGGAGAGCGCCACGACCTGTCACCTGACCAGTATCGGTGCGCAGATTGTCGGTCTTCTTGTGCCTGTCGTCGATGGGGTGCCCGACGAGGCGCAGCGGTACGTGAGGCAACTCGCTGACACCCTGACCCCGGAGCAGCTTCGGGCGCGCCGCGAGGTCTTGAGCGTTCAAGAAGCACTCGACGCGCTCAACCTCGAATGTTGAGCGCGTCGACTGTGGTGCAGATTTATCTTACTGAAGTGCTGCTTCGTTAACGAGGAGGGTGCTCACCGAATCAGGCCCCGTTCCAGGCGATCAGCGTCTCAATCATGCAGTGGAAGTCTGCTGAGCCGCCGAGTTGAGCATCGCCCCACTTGCCGAATTCACCGGGCGATTTGAAGTCTTCTTTGATGCGGGTGAACGTCAGAGACTGACTCAGGCTCAAGACAAAGGGGAATGTGGTGCCACCCGGAAGCGCAAAGTATGCGGTGCGATTACCAAAGGTATCGATTGTGAACCATGCAAAGCCTGCGTTGGTTCCGTTGAGCGAGATTTCGTAGCTTCCTGAATCGATTTCTTGAATGGCGGGATGATTAAACATGAAGTACTCCTCCACTACGCATCATTATGATCGTGAATACTGCATTCCCCTCCGCACCGCCTCTCGGTGTGAAGGAGAACACCATAGCGAGTGGCGTTACATATGTTAAGCTTCAGCGGCCCGGTAATCGCGACCAGATCACTTCAATGTCCCGGATGGCCTCTGGCGAGTCGACAAAAGGATCGGCTGAGAGCGCGATGACATCGGCCAGGTAGCCCGGGTGAAGCGCGCCGAGCTGGTGCTCACGGTGTGAGGCAAAGGCCGCCCCGAAGGTGTAGGCTCGGATGGCCTCGTGGCGGGTCAGCGTGTGTTCGGGGCCAAAGGACTGCTCGTCGTAGCCCTGGCGAGTGAGGGCGGTGGCGATGCCATGCCAGGGGTTGGGATCGTCGATGGGGTAGTCGCTGCCAGCAGCGAGTGTGGTGGGCAGAAGATCGCGCCAGGGGAAGAGACGTTGGAGCTGAGGCTCGAAGAGGCGGCGCGGTGCCCAGGGGACATCGCTGCGCAGGTGAATGGGCTGGATGCTGGCGATGACGCCGAGCTCAGCGAAGCGAGGGCAGTCGTCGGGGTGAACGATCTGGGCGTGCTCAAGTCGGGGGCGAAGCCGCGCTCGGAGCTCGGGGGGCACTGCCTCAAAGGCGTCGAGGACGTCGCGCGCGGCCGCATCGCCGATGGCATGCACGGCCACCTGCCAGCCAGCGCGCATCAACTCGGGGATGCGTGCTTTGAGGTAGCCCACAGGTTGGGTTTGCAACCCCTGGCCGCCGGTGCGGTAAGGCTCCAGAAGCCAGGCACCGGCCGATCCGAGCGCTCCGTCGGCAAAGAACTTGATGGTGCCGACCCGGTGGCCAGCAGCATCGGCCTGGCGAGGGCCGCGTTCTAAAAGCCGGTCGATATCTGGAGAGGTGCCGTCGATCCAGAAGTCGACGCGGGAGGGAAGTTCGCCATCGGCGATGAGCTCATCGACCAACTGCAGGCGTTCCATTGAGGTAAAGGCCATCGACGAGAAACTCACCCCGTGGCTTACGAGTGTGTTTGCGGTGTGGGTGAAGATCAGGCGGTCTTCTGCGGCGTTAGCCGGAGGTAGCGCGCGCAGGACCGGCTCCATGGCATGGTCGATGAGTACGCCGGTCAGCCGCCCGTCGGGACCGCGCTCGGCAAGGCCGCCGCTCAAGTCGTGGACCCGCCCGTCGAGCCCGGCGCGACGCAGCGCCTCGGAGTTGACCCAGAGGGCGTGCGCATCAACCCGGTGAAGACACACCGGCTGGTTGGGAAAGAGCTGGTCGAGGAGCGCCAGGTTGAGCGGGTGATCGTCGGCGAAGTTGTTCTCGTTCCAGTTCGTGCCCACGATCCAGCCGTCCTGGCGGGGGGCTGCCAGGCGAAGCTCATTGAGGATCTGCGCAGCGCTCATTCCCCGAAGGTCGATGGTGTGGGCTCGCAGCCCGGCCCCCCACAGGTGGATATGCGCATCGCCCAGCGCGGGCATGACACATGCCGCCTCCGGCCGAACCACCTCCGCGCTCCGACCGGCCCGCCGGCGCGCTTCTTCACCGATGGCGACCACGTGGTGACCGTCGATGAGCAGAGCGTCGGTGATTGTACCGCGGTAATCGAGGTAGATGCGTGGATGTAAGATCAACATCACTAGACCGCCTTTAGGACGCCCTGAGTTATCGGTGTGGTCGCGTCTGCTGCGCTGCGCGCCTCTCGGCCGGGCGTTGCCAGGTCTCGACGGCGAAAGCACCGCCCGACGTGTTGCGCCTCGTTCCGGTGGTTCGCAACGTCGTGTCCATCGGCGCTAACGTCTGCTCGCAGCGTAGCTTTTCAGAGCAGGGCCGGGGGGATGACCTCCCCAAAAAACACAAATTGCCGCTTCTTCGCAATCGTGTCACGGTTCCGGGGGTTACCCTCCGGTGCGCTGCCCCCCCTTGAGACGACTATGATCATCGACGCCCATGTCCACCTGATGGGGATTAATCCCCGGAATGGCTGCTACGTAAGCCCGAAGCTCTCCGGCGGATGGGCCTTTGCCTGGCTGAGCCGCGCGCTGGGGCTGGCCGGCGTCTCGCGCGAGGATCTCGACCAGGCTTACGCCGCCCAGGTCCTCCGTTGGGTTGAGGAGAGTGAGCTCGACGCGGCCGGTCTGCTGGCTTTTGACGCCATCTACGATGCAGCCGGCCACTACGATCATGAGCGCACCCGCGTCTACATCTCCAACGACTACCTCTTTGAGGTGTGTGCCCGCTCCGAGAAGTTGTTGCCGATCGCCTCGGTCAACCCGCAACGTCGCGATGCCATCGATGAGTTGGAGCGCGTCGTCGAGCGAGGGGCGGTGGCGATCAAACTTTTGCCAAACTCCCAGGACATCGATCTTGGTCGCGAGAGCTACCGCGGCTTCTGGGAGAAGATGGCCGCGCTCAACATCCCGCTGCTCACCCACACCTCCTTTGAGCACACCATTCCGCCGGTTAATCAGGCCTGGGGAAAGCCCGAACGGCTGCGCCTTCCCCTGGAGTGCGGCACGCGCGTGATCGCCGCACACTGCGCGGGCAGCGGCGTGGTGCACCCCTTTCGCGAAGATTACGACCAGTGGCGCCAGATGCTCGACGACTACCCCAATCTCTACGGCGACATCTCGGCGATGGCCTCACTTTCGCGCTTTCCCTACATCCACAAAGTGCTCGGCGATGCCACCGCGCGCAGCCGCGTGATTATGGGCAGCGACTTTCCCGTGCCGGCCAACCCCTGGGTCTTTGCCAACCAGATCGGCTGGGCGCGCGCCCGGGAGCTTCACGCGATGGAGAACCCCCTGCAGCGCAACCTGGAGATCTTCCGCGCGCTGGGCGTCGATGACGCGATGCTCACCCGCGCCGCGTCGGTGTTGTGCCTTCCAGAGGCGGCTGCGGCCCATACCACGCGAGGAGCGGGGGAGTGAGTCCGATGGATGAAGTCAACTCCTCGCCGCCACTCGTGCTGACGATCGCCGGCACCGACCCCAGCGGGGGGGCCGGCATTCAGGTCGATCTGCAGGTGATGCGCGATCTGGGCTGCCACGGGCTAAGCGTGATCAGCGCGCTCGTGTGCCAGAACACCCGGGGCGTGCGTGGCTTCGAAGCGGTGAGCCCGGGCACCTTTCGCGCCCAACTCGACGCGATCGCTGAGGATTTTGATCTTCAGGCGATCAAAATTGGCATGATCCCCGGGCTGGAATCCTTTCACGTGCTCGGCGCGTTCTTAGCCGAGCTCGATCCGGAGGTCGACGTCGTGCTCGACCCGGTGCTCGCCAGCGGTGACGGCCGCCGCGCTTTGCACGCCGAGGGGTGGTTTGAGGGGCTTGAACTCGTGCGAGAGCGCGTCGATCTTCTGACCCCCAACGTTCCCGAAGCCGCGCAGATCCTGGGGTTTGATGAGCCCGGCAGCGACGCGCTTCTGCTGGCCCGAGAGCTGCGAGATGCGGGCTGGTCGCGGGTGCTCGTCAAAGGAGGCCATCTTCCGCACGCCCCCGGACAGGGCGTCGTCGATGTACTTGCCGATGAGGCCGGCGAGCGCAGTTTTGAGCCACTTTCGCGCGTGGAGGCCGATGTTCGGGGCACCGGCTGCCAGCTCTCAAGCGCCATCGCCTGCCAGCGCGCCCGGGGGCTGAGCTGGGAGGCATCCATCACGCGCGCTCGCCAGTATCTCAATACACTGCTCCACCATAAAGCGCAGCGTATTGGGCGAGGACGCCCGGTTATTGTGCGCGCCCATCCCGAGCCCGATTAAGGGGCAAAAAGACCGCGAATTCGCGCTCAGGGCCTGCTTTATTCGAGCCGGGCGCTGTGTTAGAAGAGCGCGATTCAGGTGGTGATTTTCCAACCTTTTGTACTGCTAAGGAGTGCCGCTGTGGGCAAGGACTACAAAGATACCCTCAACCTCCCTTCGACCGACTTTCCGATGCGGGCCAACCTGGCTCAGCGCGAAGAAGAGCGCGTGAGCTGGTGGCGCGACGAAGGCATTTATGAGGCGTGGGTCGAACGCGGCAAAGCCGAAGGCTGGCCGCGTTTTATTCTTCATGACGGCCCTCCCTACGCCAACGGCAACCTCCACCACGGGCATATCCTCAACAAGACGCTCAAAGACTTCGTGGTGAAGTTCCGCAACATGGCCGGCGAGCTCTGCGAGTACGTGCCGGGCTGGGATTGCCACGGGCTGCCCATTGAGCACCAGGTCGACAAAGAGCTCGGCAAGAAGAAGCGCGAGATGACCAAGGTCGAGATTCGCAAAGCCTGTCGCGAGTACGCGCAGCGTTTTGTGGACATTCAGCGCGAGGAGTTTCGCCGGGTGATGGGG
This genomic stretch from Lujinxingia sediminis harbors:
- a CDS encoding amidohydrolase; the encoded protein is MLILHPRIYLDYRGTITDALLIDGHHVVAIGEEARRRAGRSAEVVRPEAACVMPALGDAHIHLWGAGLRAHTIDLRGMSAAQILNELRLAAPRQDGWIVGTNWNENNFADDHPLNLALLDQLFPNQPVCLHRVDAHALWVNSEALRRAGLDGRVHDLSGGLAERGPDGRLTGVLIDHAMEPVLRALPPANAAEDRLIFTHTANTLVSHGVSFSSMAFTSMERLQLVDELIADGELPSRVDFWIDGTSPDIDRLLERGPRQADAAGHRVGTIKFFADGALGSAGAWLLEPYRTGGQGLQTQPVGYLKARIPELMRAGWQVAVHAIGDAAARDVLDAFEAVPPELRARLRPRLEHAQIVHPDDCPRFAELGVIASIQPIHLRSDVPWAPRRLFEPQLQRLFPWRDLLPTTLAAGSDYPIDDPNPWHGIATALTRQGYDEQSFGPEHTLTRHEAIRAYTFGAAFASHREHQLGALHPGYLADVIALSADPFVDSPEAIRDIEVIWSRLPGR
- a CDS encoding hydroxymethylpyrimidine/phosphomethylpyrimidine kinase, with the protein product MDEVNSSPPLVLTIAGTDPSGGAGIQVDLQVMRDLGCHGLSVISALVCQNTRGVRGFEAVSPGTFRAQLDAIAEDFDLQAIKIGMIPGLESFHVLGAFLAELDPEVDVVLDPVLASGDGRRALHAEGWFEGLELVRERVDLLTPNVPEAAQILGFDEPGSDALLLARELRDAGWSRVLVKGGHLPHAPGQGVVDVLADEAGERSFEPLSRVEADVRGTGCQLSSAIACQRARGLSWEASITRARQYLNTLLHHKAQRIGRGRPVIVRAHPEPD
- a CDS encoding amidohydrolase family protein produces the protein MIIDAHVHLMGINPRNGCYVSPKLSGGWAFAWLSRALGLAGVSREDLDQAYAAQVLRWVEESELDAAGLLAFDAIYDAAGHYDHERTRVYISNDYLFEVCARSEKLLPIASVNPQRRDAIDELERVVERGAVAIKLLPNSQDIDLGRESYRGFWEKMAALNIPLLTHTSFEHTIPPVNQAWGKPERLRLPLECGTRVIAAHCAGSGVVHPFREDYDQWRQMLDDYPNLYGDISAMASLSRFPYIHKVLGDATARSRVIMGSDFPVPANPWVFANQIGWARARELHAMENPLQRNLEIFRALGVDDAMLTRAASVLCLPEAAAAHTTRGAGE